One window from the genome of Paenibacillus azoreducens encodes:
- a CDS encoding DUF4179 domain-containing protein, whose translation MKRAVLDERIKANMENSLHPIPDVVRRRIDDTLNRLPHDPTHERRDRLRMGKAAAGFVACLLLAFSIIALSKSTFADAIKPWVHSIFSWMGDRGLASGKNDSGGTVLPVLAQKEDQGYILKIHETRFDGMRLSLSYSLEKKDNVMSKDVHVIPDFKLDATIKQLDPAVLKSDSGGVLNQGKAGIVNYFFQGKLPEKFKLLVHVPALGVMDTSTDAAGQQTVQGNWDFAVDIQQTGNGVASEIYQESAARDFQQVRFNVVQARFSDTASEWKLHWEIPQSMIAANQKAEKTFYGIKYLIKAEGQPLNIVTSVDSSRIKDRKLPEDQWSQLKDVRLYAEPIPKEAKKVIIVPVLMKFPVHPEDGDYTEQELDQLAVEVEVNRN comes from the coding sequence ATGAAGCGAGCGGTCCTGGACGAGCGGATTAAAGCGAATATGGAAAATAGCCTGCATCCCATTCCGGATGTGGTAAGGCGGCGCATCGATGACACATTGAACCGGCTGCCTCATGATCCAACACATGAACGAAGGGATAGATTACGCATGGGCAAAGCGGCTGCCGGATTCGTGGCGTGTTTGCTGTTGGCTTTTTCCATCATAGCTCTTTCCAAAAGCACCTTTGCCGACGCCATCAAGCCATGGGTGCATTCCATTTTCTCATGGATGGGAGATCGGGGGCTTGCTTCAGGCAAAAACGATTCAGGGGGGACCGTGCTGCCTGTGCTGGCTCAAAAAGAAGATCAAGGTTATATTTTAAAGATTCATGAGACCAGATTCGATGGAATGAGACTTTCCTTGAGTTACAGCCTTGAGAAAAAAGATAATGTAATGTCCAAGGATGTCCATGTCATTCCGGATTTCAAACTGGACGCGACCATCAAACAATTGGATCCCGCAGTCTTGAAATCGGATTCCGGAGGTGTGCTGAATCAGGGCAAAGCGGGAATCGTCAACTATTTCTTTCAGGGTAAACTTCCGGAAAAATTCAAGCTTCTAGTTCATGTTCCTGCGCTTGGAGTGATGGACACGAGTACAGATGCAGCGGGGCAGCAAACGGTACAGGGGAACTGGGATTTTGCCGTTGATATCCAACAAACCGGAAACGGCGTTGCAAGCGAAATATATCAAGAGAGCGCAGCCCGCGATTTTCAGCAAGTCCGGTTTAACGTGGTTCAAGCCCGTTTTTCGGATACTGCTTCCGAATGGAAGCTTCACTGGGAAATACCGCAGAGCATGATTGCGGCTAACCAGAAAGCTGAAAAGACCTTTTACGGCATCAAATATTTGATCAAAGCGGAAGGGCAACCCCTTAACATCGTGACCTCCGTGGACTCCAGCCGGATCAAAGACCGCAAGCTCCCTGAAGACCAGTGGAGTCAACTGAAAGATGTGCGCTTATATGCCGAACCGATTCCGAAAGAAGCCAAGAAGGTTATCATTGTGCCTGTCCTTATGAAATTTCCGGTGCATCCCGAGGATGGGGATTATACCGAACAAGAGCTGGATCAGCTGGCGGTGGAGGTGGAGGTCAATAGAAACTAG
- the cls gene encoding cardiolipin synthase, with protein sequence MNFSSLILGLILFLNFIFALFVVFKERRDAGTTWAWLLVLSFIPIAGFLLYLLFAQNFRHVRLFHWGDLKKIGVEETLLEQLEQMQNGNYQFRNESARKNRDLIYMHLNNNHSIFTEENAVDIITDGQEKFDRLFKDIAEAKNYIHVQYYIIRNDALGKKLIGILTQKAKEGVKVRVLYDQLGSKTLTKRFFREFRAAGGLAEAFFPSRLRLINLRLNYRNHRKLVIIDGDIGYVGGFNVGDEYLGLNSSFGYWRDTHLRITGSAVYAMQIRFILDWNQASHHHSITYTPNLFPRVEHAGKIGMQIVTSGPDSEFEHIKNGYIKMISSAKKSIYIQTPYFIPDASLLDALRIAALSGVEVKIMIPDKPDHIFVYWATYSYIGQLLKTGATVYLYNNGFIHAKTIVIDEEISSVGTANIDFRSFKLNFEVNAFLYDERIAKKLTEVFDEDLRVSRQLTLHEYEQRPRWIRLKESVSRLLSPIL encoded by the coding sequence ATGAATTTTTCGTCCCTTATTCTAGGATTAATTCTATTCCTTAACTTTATATTTGCATTATTCGTTGTGTTTAAAGAACGCAGGGACGCCGGTACAACCTGGGCCTGGCTGCTGGTTCTATCTTTTATTCCGATTGCCGGCTTTTTGCTGTACCTGCTGTTCGCCCAGAACTTCCGGCATGTGCGTCTGTTTCATTGGGGGGACCTCAAAAAAATTGGCGTCGAGGAGACTTTGCTGGAGCAGCTCGAGCAGATGCAGAATGGAAACTATCAATTCCGCAACGAATCGGCACGCAAAAACCGCGATTTGATTTACATGCATCTGAATAACAACCATTCTATTTTTACGGAGGAAAATGCGGTCGATATCATTACAGACGGACAGGAAAAATTCGACCGGCTGTTCAAAGACATTGCAGAAGCAAAAAATTATATTCATGTCCAATACTACATCATTCGGAATGATGCCTTGGGCAAAAAACTGATTGGCATTCTCACGCAAAAAGCAAAAGAAGGCGTCAAAGTCAGAGTATTATATGATCAGCTTGGTTCCAAAACATTGACAAAAAGATTTTTCCGCGAATTCCGCGCTGCCGGCGGATTAGCCGAGGCTTTTTTCCCTTCGCGGCTGCGGCTCATCAATTTGCGGCTTAATTACCGTAATCACCGCAAGCTTGTTATTATTGACGGTGATATCGGTTATGTCGGCGGATTTAACGTAGGTGATGAATATCTGGGGCTCAACTCAAGTTTTGGATATTGGCGGGACACCCACCTCAGGATCACCGGTTCGGCCGTATATGCTATGCAGATCCGGTTTATTTTGGATTGGAACCAAGCGTCGCATCATCATTCCATTACATATACCCCCAATTTATTCCCCCGCGTGGAGCATGCAGGAAAAATTGGGATGCAGATCGTAACCAGCGGCCCGGATAGCGAGTTCGAACATATCAAAAACGGATATATCAAAATGATATCGTCAGCCAAAAAATCAATTTATATTCAGACGCCTTACTTTATCCCGGATGCAAGTTTGCTCGATGCGCTGCGGATTGCCGCCTTGTCCGGCGTCGAGGTGAAAATCATGATTCCCGATAAACCGGATCATATCTTTGTATACTGGGCAACGTATTCATACATTGGCCAGCTCCTGAAAACCGGGGCTACCGTGTATCTGTACAATAATGGATTTATACATGCCAAAACGATCGTGATCGATGAGGAAATCTCGTCGGTAGGAACGGCCAATATCGATTTCCGTAGTTTCAAGCTGAATTTTGAGGTTAACGCCTTTTTGTATGATGAACGAATTGCGAAAAAGCTGACCGAAGTGTTCGATGAGGATTTGCGTGTTTCCAGGCAGCTCACGCTGCATGAATACGAACAGCGTCCGAGATGGATTCGACTCAAGGAGTCCGTTTCCCGTCTGCTTTCGCCGATTTTATAA
- a CDS encoding LysR family transcriptional regulator: protein MNIERLEYLVEAAKTGSLSKAAQNLHVTISAISQSISSLEEEWGVTLLKRSRTGAIPTPEGEVIINKAIELLQKYNELKEAALGYSETVEGRLRVATIPGPVFLLEQAVLDFKKQHPQVKVEIAEQGSQDIIDDILNDKSDLGIIILFKNRLIEHMDLEFERLLKVKMVAATSLRSPLAFKKVITPAELIQQPVVLYNDDYVKWFMDEFQKKYGNADIVYTTNNRALISRACMNYLAVTLGLNYSFITEPLFPEDDTIILDLDLPQQSPVYLGVIQRKDRTPSTISRHFLERLKHDISELRQMM, encoded by the coding sequence ATGAATATCGAAAGATTGGAGTATTTAGTTGAAGCTGCCAAAACAGGCTCCTTGTCTAAAGCTGCCCAAAATCTTCATGTGACCATCTCGGCAATCAGCCAATCCATTTCAAGCCTGGAGGAAGAATGGGGAGTTACGCTTCTCAAGCGGTCGAGAACAGGCGCTATCCCTACCCCCGAAGGAGAAGTCATCATTAATAAAGCTATTGAGCTGCTGCAAAAGTACAATGAGTTAAAAGAAGCAGCGTTAGGTTATTCCGAAACGGTTGAGGGAAGATTGAGGGTAGCCACCATCCCTGGTCCCGTGTTTCTCTTGGAGCAAGCCGTGCTTGATTTTAAAAAACAACATCCGCAGGTTAAAGTCGAAATCGCCGAGCAAGGATCGCAGGACATCATCGATGATATTTTGAATGATAAAAGCGACCTTGGCATTATCATTCTATTTAAAAACCGTTTGATTGAGCATATGGACCTGGAATTCGAGCGCCTGTTAAAAGTAAAGATGGTGGCGGCTACAAGCCTCCGCTCCCCGCTCGCCTTTAAAAAGGTAATTACGCCGGCGGAGCTTATCCAGCAACCGGTTGTCCTGTATAATGATGATTATGTAAAGTGGTTTATGGATGAGTTTCAGAAAAAGTACGGAAATGCCGACATTGTCTACACGACCAATAATCGGGCTTTAATCAGCCGTGCCTGCATGAATTATTTGGCGGTAACGCTGGGACTCAATTATTCCTTCATCACGGAGCCTTTATTTCCGGAAGACGATACCATAATCCTGGATTTGGATCTTCCGCAGCAAAGCCCGGTATATTTGGGAGTGATCCAGCGAAAAGACCGTACGCCATCGACCATTTCCCGCCATTTTCTCGAACGATTGAAACATGATATATCCGAATTGCGGCAAATGATGTAA
- a CDS encoding SDR family NAD(P)-dependent oxidoreductase — translation MRLEGKVALITGAGAGIGKTTAIRFAQEGAKVIVTDISLESVSQTAAEIEKAGGTALAFKHDVSNEDQWKSIVEESLNQFGAIDVLFNNAGIYFIKPIAEIGLDEWNRMISINVTGVFLGLKHVLPVMAKQKSGSVINASSIAGLIGASGHLAYGATKGAVRTMTKDAAIEYASANVRVNSIHPAYINTAMGDYAAQMSQMSEAELGKRVAPMGRFGTVEEVSNLVLFLASDESSYSTGSEFIIDGGATAN, via the coding sequence ATGAGATTGGAAGGTAAAGTCGCACTTATTACAGGCGCGGGAGCAGGCATCGGAAAAACAACGGCAATTCGATTCGCGCAAGAAGGCGCCAAAGTCATCGTTACGGATATCAGCTTGGAAAGCGTAAGCCAGACGGCGGCGGAAATCGAAAAGGCGGGCGGTACGGCCCTGGCATTCAAACATGATGTAAGCAACGAAGACCAATGGAAGAGTATCGTTGAGGAGTCATTAAATCAATTCGGTGCTATCGATGTGTTGTTCAATAACGCCGGTATTTACTTTATTAAACCGATTGCGGAGATTGGCTTGGATGAGTGGAACCGGATGATTTCGATCAATGTGACGGGCGTTTTCCTGGGCTTGAAGCATGTCCTACCGGTGATGGCCAAACAAAAAAGCGGTTCGGTTATTAACGCTTCCTCTATTGCCGGTCTGATTGGAGCGTCGGGACATTTGGCGTATGGAGCAACTAAAGGCGCGGTACGGACGATGACCAAAGATGCGGCGATTGAATACGCCTCTGCCAATGTTCGGGTCAATTCCATCCATCCGGCATATATCAACACCGCCATGGGTGATTATGCGGCACAAATGAGCCAGATGTCCGAGGCAGAGCTCGGGAAACGCGTGGCTCCAATGGGAAGGTTCGGTACCGTCGAAGAAGTATCCAATCTGGTTTTGTTCCTGGCTTCCGACGAGTCGTCTTATTCTACAGGCTCCGAATTTATCATCGACGGCGGCGCCACGGCAAACTGA
- a CDS encoding SDR family NAD(P)-dependent oxidoreductase codes for MRFENKVAIVTGGASGIGESTVRLFAAEGAKVVIADFADRGQAVADELNQQGFDALFVKTDVTKEQDVIRLVEQTVEKYGKLDILFANAGIAQDAPADQLSYESWQRTIDINLSGVFLCDKYAIKQMLAQGAGGVIVNCGSIHSHVGKSRVTAYASAKGGVKLLTQSLSADYASQGIRINAVCPGYIDTPLIQGRTEALNNHLIGLHPMGRLGKPEEVAKAVLFLASDDASFITGTSLLVDGGYTAV; via the coding sequence ATGAGATTTGAAAATAAAGTAGCAATCGTAACGGGCGGTGCAAGCGGAATCGGTGAATCCACTGTTAGACTGTTTGCGGCGGAAGGTGCAAAGGTCGTCATTGCGGATTTTGCGGATCGCGGACAAGCTGTTGCGGATGAACTGAACCAGCAAGGATTCGATGCGTTATTCGTCAAAACCGATGTAACGAAGGAGCAGGATGTCATTCGCTTGGTTGAGCAAACCGTGGAGAAATACGGAAAATTGGACATTTTGTTTGCGAACGCGGGCATTGCGCAGGATGCGCCTGCGGATCAACTGTCATACGAAAGCTGGCAGCGGACGATCGACATTAATCTGTCCGGAGTTTTCCTTTGCGATAAATATGCGATCAAGCAAATGCTGGCGCAAGGGGCTGGCGGCGTGATCGTGAACTGCGGCTCCATTCACAGCCATGTCGGCAAATCGAGAGTCACCGCTTATGCGTCCGCCAAAGGCGGCGTGAAACTGCTGACCCAAAGCTTGAGCGCTGACTATGCTTCCCAAGGAATACGCATTAACGCCGTTTGCCCAGGTTACATCGATACGCCGCTAATTCAGGGCCGAACCGAAGCGTTGAACAATCATCTGATCGGGCTTCATCCAATGGGGCGCTTGGGCAAACCGGAGGAAGTTGCGAAAGCCGTCCTGTTCCTTGCCAGCGACGACGCATCGTTCATCACCGGCACAAGCCTGCTTGTGGATGGCGGATATACTGCTGTCTAG
- a CDS encoding stalk domain-containing protein has product MKIIGKIILSSAILAGSFAAIPSAEAASGKVGIMLDGYPLAFPVQPTVMKGTTMVPFRAISEALGIAVVWNPKEQTITATKASNGETKKVVLTIGSKNALVDGKSVPLANAPQTIQNSTMIPLSFFSQQFGAEVAWDQPTQTVSITSPQKEMYTMGFYALSSFDERAYIPSFNSVAFGWSRIDANGQFTVEGKEYKWPQAAGDITPESIIQDAAQQGTAPYLMVYSVDSNHELTKNLEDPALQANTISQIVKTASEKGFKGIALDLEGLGLTGDKNKVKSDYNGFIKNLSGKAHQAGLKLTVVLHPLNSSYSGYDYKTLANLADDLVIMAYAFEQEKGPEPLNKVDEAIRLALNETSKDKLILGISLGSEKDTTVNSKIGLAKRYDLKGVAFWRLGLFGKPAWSQINQSLEMK; this is encoded by the coding sequence ATGAAAATAATAGGAAAAATTATTTTGAGTTCCGCGATCCTCGCCGGATCATTTGCCGCCATTCCGTCAGCGGAAGCCGCTTCGGGCAAAGTCGGCATCATGCTTGATGGCTACCCGCTGGCTTTTCCGGTGCAGCCGACCGTCATGAAAGGAACGACCATGGTGCCTTTCCGCGCCATTTCAGAGGCGCTGGGGATTGCCGTGGTATGGAATCCGAAGGAGCAGACGATCACGGCGACCAAAGCAAGCAACGGAGAAACCAAGAAGGTGGTACTCACCATCGGCAGTAAAAATGCCCTGGTCGACGGAAAGTCCGTCCCACTCGCCAACGCACCGCAAACGATCCAAAACAGCACGATGATCCCGCTCAGCTTCTTCAGCCAGCAGTTTGGGGCAGAGGTAGCATGGGATCAACCGACACAAACCGTATCGATCACCTCGCCGCAAAAAGAAATGTACACGATGGGTTTTTATGCGCTTTCTTCCTTTGATGAGCGGGCATATATCCCTTCGTTTAATTCCGTTGCTTTTGGCTGGAGCCGGATTGATGCGAACGGGCAATTCACGGTTGAAGGCAAGGAATACAAATGGCCGCAGGCAGCGGGCGACATCACGCCTGAATCGATTATTCAGGATGCGGCCCAGCAGGGGACGGCGCCATACCTGATGGTCTACTCGGTTGATTCCAACCATGAGCTCACGAAAAATTTGGAAGATCCTGCACTGCAGGCAAATACGATTTCGCAAATCGTGAAGACCGCATCCGAAAAAGGATTCAAAGGCATTGCGCTCGATCTTGAAGGACTGGGTCTCACCGGGGACAAAAACAAAGTGAAATCGGATTACAACGGATTTATCAAAAATCTTTCAGGCAAAGCCCATCAGGCAGGGCTTAAGTTGACTGTAGTTCTGCATCCGCTGAACAGCTCTTATTCCGGATACGATTACAAAACATTGGCGAATTTGGCCGATGACCTGGTCATTATGGCATATGCATTCGAACAGGAAAAAGGGCCTGAGCCGCTGAACAAAGTGGATGAAGCCATCCGTTTAGCGCTTAACGAAACAAGCAAGGACAAGCTGATCTTGGGAATTTCGCTAGGAAGCGAGAAGGATACAACGGTAAATTCCAAAATCGGCCTGGCCAAACGATATGATCTCAAAGGCGTTGCGTTTTGGCGTTTGGGGCTCTTCGGCAAGCCGGCCTGGTCGCAGATCAATCAGTCGCTTGAAATGAAATAA
- a CDS encoding arylamine N-acetyltransferase family protein — MNSFHSQISQRAAAYLERIGYTGAIDRSASTLASLQEHHIYAVPYENLDILQGIPLSLELDDLYDKIVLRRRGGYCFELNALFGWLLEELGFQVTRYFARFWRDEPNPPPMRRHHVLRVKAEGQSYICDVGVGGIVPARPLLLVEGLEQQLGGECYRLELDPFYGWMLSERKHGEWSRIYSFTEEPQLPQDYEMASYWCQHAPDSIFTQTAMVFIRTLEGRNTVAGDEFRIFTSAGAQTFVPRSPDEYHKALQTYFGITLPFSGE, encoded by the coding sequence ATGAATTCATTCCATTCGCAAATCTCGCAGCGCGCTGCCGCTTATCTGGAGCGGATCGGGTATACCGGAGCGATCGACCGCTCTGCGTCCACACTGGCAAGCCTTCAAGAACATCATATTTATGCTGTGCCGTATGAAAACCTGGATATCTTGCAGGGGATACCGCTGTCCCTGGAGTTGGATGATTTGTACGATAAAATCGTGCTGCGCCGCCGCGGCGGATATTGCTTTGAACTGAATGCATTGTTCGGCTGGTTGCTTGAGGAGCTTGGTTTTCAGGTTACCCGCTATTTCGCGAGGTTTTGGCGTGACGAACCAAATCCGCCGCCGATGCGCAGACATCATGTTTTACGGGTAAAGGCGGAAGGGCAGTCCTATATTTGCGATGTCGGCGTTGGAGGCATTGTGCCGGCTCGGCCCTTGCTGCTAGTAGAGGGTCTTGAACAACAGCTGGGCGGGGAATGTTACCGACTGGAGCTCGACCCGTTTTACGGCTGGATGTTGAGTGAACGAAAGCATGGGGAGTGGAGCCGGATTTATTCCTTTACCGAGGAACCGCAGCTGCCGCAGGATTATGAGATGGCCTCCTATTGGTGTCAGCATGCTCCTGACTCGATCTTTACGCAGACGGCGATGGTATTTATCCGTACTCTGGAGGGGCGGAATACGGTGGCGGGAGATGAATTCAGAATTTTTACATCAGCGGGGGCGCAAACATTTGTTCCACGCTCTCCGGATGAATACCACAAGGCATTGCAGACCTATTTTGGCATAACCCTTCCGTTTTCCGGTGAATAA
- a CDS encoding sigma-70 family RNA polymerase sigma factor — protein MSSIQTVQEARSGSREAFICLIHENEQMMYAIAKGFFKSDEDAADAIQETILKAYKGITKLREPAYFRTWLIRILINECRQLIRQKGKVIPLKHIVERADPSNRIEAASQLELYDFLCGLDFEHKEVVMLYYLEDFPVKDIAQTLGISESAVKSRLHRARAKLAVLFKETEGEAEQQ, from the coding sequence TTGAGCAGCATACAAACCGTGCAGGAGGCCAGAAGCGGCTCGCGCGAAGCTTTTATTTGCCTGATCCATGAAAACGAGCAGATGATGTATGCAATAGCCAAAGGATTTTTTAAGTCGGATGAAGACGCGGCTGATGCGATCCAAGAGACCATCCTTAAAGCCTATAAAGGAATAACCAAACTGAGGGAACCGGCGTATTTTCGAACCTGGCTCATCCGGATTCTCATTAACGAATGCAGGCAATTGATCAGGCAAAAGGGCAAAGTGATTCCGCTGAAGCACATCGTTGAGAGGGCGGACCCATCCAATCGCATAGAAGCTGCGTCGCAGCTTGAACTTTATGATTTTCTATGCGGTCTGGACTTCGAACATAAGGAGGTTGTCATGTTGTATTATTTGGAGGATTTTCCCGTAAAAGATATAGCGCAAACATTGGGGATTTCGGAATCCGCAGTCAAATCGAGGCTGCACCGGGCAAGGGCAAAATTAGCCGTATTGTTCAAAGAAACGGAAGGGGAGGCGGAGCAGCAATGA